Proteins encoded within one genomic window of Eurosta solidaginis isolate ZX-2024a chromosome 1, ASM4086904v1, whole genome shotgun sequence:
- the LOC137237231 gene encoding facilitated trehalose transporter Tret1-like isoform X2, with product MEPVKTIRIFIAAVAANLSAFAAGTCLGWTSPVAPKLKALDTSDSPLDHPITTEDDAWISSIVAIGALTAPFVAGPLADRIGRKWVLLISSAFFVVAYALMLIASEVWMLLLARLIQGFGVGFVFTVQPMYVGEIATDAVRGATGSLMQLFVVAGILYVYAIGPYVSYNALQWCCLAVPIVFDIVFFFMPESPYYFAGKGQKSNALSSLQFLRGQSVDVVQDEMTTIQGEVEEAMASKGSFVDIVKIPGNRKALIISAGLIMFQQLSGINVVLFNSQSIFESADTGLDPAIATIIVGCVQVSSSGLTPIIADRMGRKVILLISAFGMSIGLAALGAFFYVQQVIGDASNITWLPVPALILFNIVYCIGFGPLPWAVLGEMFPANIKSIASSIVASTCWTLGFVVTRWYPALDALGSYYAFWIFAVCCIFAFFFTIFIVMETKGLSLQEIQDRLNGKKSH from the exons ATGGAGCCAGTAAAAACAATACGAATTTTTATTGCCGCCGTTGCAG CTAATTTATCAGCCTTTGCGGCGGGTACTTGTCTGGGCTGGACGTCACCAGTGGCTCCCAAACTAAAAGCATTAGATACCAGCGATTCACCACTAGATCATCCCATCACTACAGAAGACGACGCATGGATTTCGTCAATTGTGGCAATTGGTGCTTTAACAG CACCCTTCGTTGCTGGTCCACTCGCCGATCGTATTGGTCGGAAATGGGTTTTACTAATCAGTTCGGCTTTCTTCGTTGTCGCTTACGCTCTCATGTTGATTGCCAGCGAAGTTTGGATGCTGCTACTAGCGCGCCTTATACAAGGATTTGGTGTTGGTTTTGTGTTTACGGTGCAACCCATGTATGTTGGTGAGATCGCTACGGATGCGGTGCGTGGTGCGACTGGCTCACTCATGCAATTGTTTGTTGTGg CTGGCATTTTATACGTTTACGCAATCGGTCCATATGTTTCATACAATGCTCTGCAATGGTGTTGTCTTGCTGTGCCAATTGTCTTTGATATCGTATTCTTTTTCATGCCCGAGAGTCCATACTACTTCGCTGGAAAAGGTCAAAAATCAAATGCTTTGAGTTCGTTACAATTCTTGCGCGGACAAAGCGTTGATGTTGTTCAAGATGAAATGACCACCATACAAGGTGAGGTTGAGGAGGCTATGGCGAGTAAAGGTTCATTTGTTGATATCGTTAAAATTCCTGGCAATCGCAAGGCACTCATTATCTCTGCTGGCTTAATCATGTTCCAACAGTTATCCGGTATCAACGTTGTACTCTTCAATAGTCAATCGATCTTTGAAAGTGCCGATACTGGTTTGGATCCAGCAATTGCTACTATCATAGTTGGTTGCGTACAAGTTAGCTCATCTGGCTTAACACCAATCATTGCCGATCGTATGGGTCGCAAGGTAATTTTGTTGATTTCCGCATTTGGCATGAGCATCGGTTTGGCTGCATTGGGCGCCTTCTTCTATGTACAACAAGTAATTGGTGATGCCTCAAACATTACATGGCTGCCAGTACCTGCGTTAATtcttttcaatattgtatattgCATTGGTTTTGGCCCACTGCCATGGGCTGTGTTGGGTGAAATGTTCCCAGCTAATATTAAATCGATTGCCTCATCAATTGTCGCTTCCACATGCTGGACATTGGGTTTCGTCGTGACACGTTGGTACCCAGCGTTGGATGCTTTGGGCTCATATTATGCCTTCTGGATATTTGCAGTTTGTTGTATATTTGCCTTCTTCTTCACAATATTCATAGTAATGGAAACCAAAGGACTGAGCTTACAAGAAATTCAGGATAGATTAAATGGAAAGAAGTCACACTAA
- the LOC137237231 gene encoding facilitated trehalose transporter Tret1-like isoform X1, which produces MSSNEHVQVKYSEVSPFQISEGFSGGRRMEPVKTIRIFIAAVAANLSAFAAGTCLGWTSPVAPKLKALDTSDSPLDHPITTEDDAWISSIVAIGALTAPFVAGPLADRIGRKWVLLISSAFFVVAYALMLIASEVWMLLLARLIQGFGVGFVFTVQPMYVGEIATDAVRGATGSLMQLFVVAGILYVYAIGPYVSYNALQWCCLAVPIVFDIVFFFMPESPYYFAGKGQKSNALSSLQFLRGQSVDVVQDEMTTIQGEVEEAMASKGSFVDIVKIPGNRKALIISAGLIMFQQLSGINVVLFNSQSIFESADTGLDPAIATIIVGCVQVSSSGLTPIIADRMGRKVILLISAFGMSIGLAALGAFFYVQQVIGDASNITWLPVPALILFNIVYCIGFGPLPWAVLGEMFPANIKSIASSIVASTCWTLGFVVTRWYPALDALGSYYAFWIFAVCCIFAFFFTIFIVMETKGLSLQEIQDRLNGKKSH; this is translated from the exons ATGAGTTCTAACGAACACGTACAAGTTAAATACAGTGAAGTAAGTCCTTTTCAGATAAGCGAGGGATTTTCAGGTGGCCGCAGAATGGAGCCAGTAAAAACAATACGAATTTTTATTGCCGCCGTTGCAG CTAATTTATCAGCCTTTGCGGCGGGTACTTGTCTGGGCTGGACGTCACCAGTGGCTCCCAAACTAAAAGCATTAGATACCAGCGATTCACCACTAGATCATCCCATCACTACAGAAGACGACGCATGGATTTCGTCAATTGTGGCAATTGGTGCTTTAACAG CACCCTTCGTTGCTGGTCCACTCGCCGATCGTATTGGTCGGAAATGGGTTTTACTAATCAGTTCGGCTTTCTTCGTTGTCGCTTACGCTCTCATGTTGATTGCCAGCGAAGTTTGGATGCTGCTACTAGCGCGCCTTATACAAGGATTTGGTGTTGGTTTTGTGTTTACGGTGCAACCCATGTATGTTGGTGAGATCGCTACGGATGCGGTGCGTGGTGCGACTGGCTCACTCATGCAATTGTTTGTTGTGg CTGGCATTTTATACGTTTACGCAATCGGTCCATATGTTTCATACAATGCTCTGCAATGGTGTTGTCTTGCTGTGCCAATTGTCTTTGATATCGTATTCTTTTTCATGCCCGAGAGTCCATACTACTTCGCTGGAAAAGGTCAAAAATCAAATGCTTTGAGTTCGTTACAATTCTTGCGCGGACAAAGCGTTGATGTTGTTCAAGATGAAATGACCACCATACAAGGTGAGGTTGAGGAGGCTATGGCGAGTAAAGGTTCATTTGTTGATATCGTTAAAATTCCTGGCAATCGCAAGGCACTCATTATCTCTGCTGGCTTAATCATGTTCCAACAGTTATCCGGTATCAACGTTGTACTCTTCAATAGTCAATCGATCTTTGAAAGTGCCGATACTGGTTTGGATCCAGCAATTGCTACTATCATAGTTGGTTGCGTACAAGTTAGCTCATCTGGCTTAACACCAATCATTGCCGATCGTATGGGTCGCAAGGTAATTTTGTTGATTTCCGCATTTGGCATGAGCATCGGTTTGGCTGCATTGGGCGCCTTCTTCTATGTACAACAAGTAATTGGTGATGCCTCAAACATTACATGGCTGCCAGTACCTGCGTTAATtcttttcaatattgtatattgCATTGGTTTTGGCCCACTGCCATGGGCTGTGTTGGGTGAAATGTTCCCAGCTAATATTAAATCGATTGCCTCATCAATTGTCGCTTCCACATGCTGGACATTGGGTTTCGTCGTGACACGTTGGTACCCAGCGTTGGATGCTTTGGGCTCATATTATGCCTTCTGGATATTTGCAGTTTGTTGTATATTTGCCTTCTTCTTCACAATATTCATAGTAATGGAAACCAAAGGACTGAGCTTACAAGAAATTCAGGATAGATTAAATGGAAAGAAGTCACACTAA